One stretch of Pieris brassicae chromosome 8, ilPieBrab1.1, whole genome shotgun sequence DNA includes these proteins:
- the LOC123712943 gene encoding uncharacterized protein LOC123712943 isoform X2: MYVCCYPQGIVMVIMSCMGDVALHDRVPVLWQQIEDAHYSYLEIDDSPEKLQQKKKLQGYITEYLSLVPNEYKFGLQETSKVFQRTVNELPDYSAYRAGIGWAAMARYAANLLAQPWRKEYKVVRLYCGFYKHEVEANLVGGESLLQAMGYRALGGGRLALDGPVCPDMAAAVSRDALIAQCESQIMASIWEGVWSGGGRVSWAAVAAERLTPSRGLFDDDGVYSNMPAPSAPRRRPPCRCPDVTPFAMFPSCEIPSIPYAVPYYFPLRPSYAVPPPLYAPANPAPNDAVDGSTPRRPCPLVPTARLIEYDSERDERRNRRVDGPSRSDSRPALKAREDGTGTYESWDYVFRNLSSKDRGGDGGSGFSQSSDRDSRTLDRLERDDRRKYRPTTMDLEDGLRALDLDRSHDEEASRTAKVNESLMRLKREQESKRVKRRTEERTPEVRKPEEIRKTEFIGNPSADGLVTPKVAPDKVKLLSKKEIKDRKEVLKQMVNGQVSNVEVKKLKRPIKSGAAEVEKARKPSENGVHEVYGPRSVASSSQPSGLEAQLVVSLEDGRAERWQCGTCTYLNARGLQACDMCGKSKRGPRIQPLTSGGRECPACTLVNGRDAKLCDACGTGLDRCPTYI, encoded by the exons atgtatgtat GTTGCTACCCACAGGGCATTGTAATGGTGATAATGTCGTGTATGGGTGATGTAGCTTTACATGATCGTGTGCCAGTCCTTTGGCAGCAAATTGAAGATGCACATTATAGTTACCTAGAAATTGATGATAGTCCTGAAAAGCTGCAGCAAAAGAAAAAATTGCAag gttaCATCACAGAATACCTGTCGCTAGTTCCAAATGAGTATAAATTTGGTCTGCAAGAGACGAGCAAAGTTTTTCAAAGGACGGTCAACGAGTTACCCGACTATAGTGCGTACAGAGCTGGCATCGGTTGGGCGGCAATGGCTCGATATGCGGCTAATCTATTGGCCCAGCCCTGGAGGAAGGAGTATAAAGTCGTTAGG TTATATTGCGGGTTTTACAAGCACGAGGTCGAGGCCAACCTCGTGGGCGGCGAGAGCTTGCTGCAAGCGATGGGGTACCGGGCACTCGGTGGAGGCCGCCTGGCTCTGGACGGGCCCGTGTGCCCCGACATGGCCGCGGCCGTCTCCCGGGACGCGCTCATCGCCCAGTGCGAGAGTCAG ATAATGGCGTCGATTTGGGAAGGCGTGTGGAGCGGCGGTGGCCGCGTGTCGTGGGCCGCGGTGGCCGCGGAGAGGCTCACGCCCTCCCGAGGCCTGTTCGACGACGACGGCGTCTACTCCAACATGCCCGCGCCCTCCGCGCCTCGTCGCCGCCCGCCCTGCCGCTGCCCCGACGTGACGCCCTTCGCGATGTTTCCATCCTGCGAGATACCATCGATCCCCTACGCGGTGCCCTACTACTTTCCCCTTCGGCCGTCCTACGCGGTGCCCCCGCCCCTCTACGCCCCCGCGAACCCGGCTCCGAACGACGCCGTCGACGGGTCGACTCCCCGACGCCCGTGCCCGCTCGTCCCGACGGCGCGGTTGATAGAATACGACTCGGAGAGAGACGAAAGGCGGAATCGCAGAGTCGACGGGCCGTCGAGGTCCGACTCCCGGCCGGCGCTGAAGGCCAGAGAAGACGGCACGGGGACATACGAGAGCTGGGATTACGTATTCCGAAACTTGTCGAGCAAGGACAGAGGGGGAGACGGCGGGAGCGGCTTCTCGCAGTCGTCGGACAGAGATTCGCGGACGCTCGACAGGCTCGAGAGGGACGACCGGAGGAAGTATCGGCCCACGACGATGGACTTGGAGGACGGCCTTCGAGCTTTGGACCTCGACAGATCGCACGACGAAGAAGCGTCTCGCACCGCCAAAGTCAACGAAAGTCTGATGAGGCTAAAACGCGAGCAGGAGTCGAAGCGAGTCAAGAGGAGAACGGAAGAGAGGACACCGGAAGTGAGGAAACCGGAAGAGATCAGGAAGACGGAATTTATAGGAAATCCGAGCGCCGACGGTCTCGTCACGCCAAAAGTGGCTCCGGATAAAGTGAAGTTGCTGAGCAAGAAAGAGATAAAAGATAGGAAAGAAGTACTGAAGCAGATGGTCAACGGTCAGGTGTCCAACGTTGAGGTAAAGAAGCTCAAGAGACCGATCAAGTCGGGAGCGGCCGAAGTGGAGAAGGCCAGGAAACCCTCGGAGAACGGAGTGCACGAGGTCTACGGTCCTAGGAGCGTTGCGA GCTCCAGCCAGCCCTCGGGCCTCGAGGCGCAGCTCGTGGTGTCCTTGGAGGACGGTCGGGCCGAGAGATGGCAGTGTGGCACGTGCACTTACCTGAATGCGAGAGGCCTGCAGGCCTGCGACATGTGCGGCAAGTCCAAAAGAGGGCCCCGAATTCAGCCCTTGACCTCCGGAGGCAGAGAGTGTCCCGCTTGCACGCTGGTCAACGGACGGGACGCCAAGTTGTGCGACGCTTGCGGGACCGGCTTGGATCGTTGCCCCACTTATATTTAA
- the LOC123712943 gene encoding uncharacterized protein LOC123712943 isoform X1 produces the protein MYVCCYPQGIVMVIMSCMGDVALHDRVPVLWQQIEDAHYSYLEIDDSPEKLQQKKKLQGYITEYLSLVPNEYKFGLQETSKVFQRTVNELPDYSAYRAGIGWAAMARYAANLLAQPWRKEYKVVRLYCGFYKHEVEANLVGGESLLQAMGYRALGGGRLALDGPVCPDMAAAVSRDALIAQCESQILALQIMASIWEGVWSGGGRVSWAAVAAERLTPSRGLFDDDGVYSNMPAPSAPRRRPPCRCPDVTPFAMFPSCEIPSIPYAVPYYFPLRPSYAVPPPLYAPANPAPNDAVDGSTPRRPCPLVPTARLIEYDSERDERRNRRVDGPSRSDSRPALKAREDGTGTYESWDYVFRNLSSKDRGGDGGSGFSQSSDRDSRTLDRLERDDRRKYRPTTMDLEDGLRALDLDRSHDEEASRTAKVNESLMRLKREQESKRVKRRTEERTPEVRKPEEIRKTEFIGNPSADGLVTPKVAPDKVKLLSKKEIKDRKEVLKQMVNGQVSNVEVKKLKRPIKSGAAEVEKARKPSENGVHEVYGPRSVASSSQPSGLEAQLVVSLEDGRAERWQCGTCTYLNARGLQACDMCGKSKRGPRIQPLTSGGRECPACTLVNGRDAKLCDACGTGLDRCPTYI, from the exons atgtatgtat GTTGCTACCCACAGGGCATTGTAATGGTGATAATGTCGTGTATGGGTGATGTAGCTTTACATGATCGTGTGCCAGTCCTTTGGCAGCAAATTGAAGATGCACATTATAGTTACCTAGAAATTGATGATAGTCCTGAAAAGCTGCAGCAAAAGAAAAAATTGCAag gttaCATCACAGAATACCTGTCGCTAGTTCCAAATGAGTATAAATTTGGTCTGCAAGAGACGAGCAAAGTTTTTCAAAGGACGGTCAACGAGTTACCCGACTATAGTGCGTACAGAGCTGGCATCGGTTGGGCGGCAATGGCTCGATATGCGGCTAATCTATTGGCCCAGCCCTGGAGGAAGGAGTATAAAGTCGTTAGG TTATATTGCGGGTTTTACAAGCACGAGGTCGAGGCCAACCTCGTGGGCGGCGAGAGCTTGCTGCAAGCGATGGGGTACCGGGCACTCGGTGGAGGCCGCCTGGCTCTGGACGGGCCCGTGTGCCCCGACATGGCCGCGGCCGTCTCCCGGGACGCGCTCATCGCCCAGTGCGAGAGTCAG ATCCTCGCCCTCCAGATAATGGCGTCGATTTGGGAAGGCGTGTGGAGCGGCGGTGGCCGCGTGTCGTGGGCCGCGGTGGCCGCGGAGAGGCTCACGCCCTCCCGAGGCCTGTTCGACGACGACGGCGTCTACTCCAACATGCCCGCGCCCTCCGCGCCTCGTCGCCGCCCGCCCTGCCGCTGCCCCGACGTGACGCCCTTCGCGATGTTTCCATCCTGCGAGATACCATCGATCCCCTACGCGGTGCCCTACTACTTTCCCCTTCGGCCGTCCTACGCGGTGCCCCCGCCCCTCTACGCCCCCGCGAACCCGGCTCCGAACGACGCCGTCGACGGGTCGACTCCCCGACGCCCGTGCCCGCTCGTCCCGACGGCGCGGTTGATAGAATACGACTCGGAGAGAGACGAAAGGCGGAATCGCAGAGTCGACGGGCCGTCGAGGTCCGACTCCCGGCCGGCGCTGAAGGCCAGAGAAGACGGCACGGGGACATACGAGAGCTGGGATTACGTATTCCGAAACTTGTCGAGCAAGGACAGAGGGGGAGACGGCGGGAGCGGCTTCTCGCAGTCGTCGGACAGAGATTCGCGGACGCTCGACAGGCTCGAGAGGGACGACCGGAGGAAGTATCGGCCCACGACGATGGACTTGGAGGACGGCCTTCGAGCTTTGGACCTCGACAGATCGCACGACGAAGAAGCGTCTCGCACCGCCAAAGTCAACGAAAGTCTGATGAGGCTAAAACGCGAGCAGGAGTCGAAGCGAGTCAAGAGGAGAACGGAAGAGAGGACACCGGAAGTGAGGAAACCGGAAGAGATCAGGAAGACGGAATTTATAGGAAATCCGAGCGCCGACGGTCTCGTCACGCCAAAAGTGGCTCCGGATAAAGTGAAGTTGCTGAGCAAGAAAGAGATAAAAGATAGGAAAGAAGTACTGAAGCAGATGGTCAACGGTCAGGTGTCCAACGTTGAGGTAAAGAAGCTCAAGAGACCGATCAAGTCGGGAGCGGCCGAAGTGGAGAAGGCCAGGAAACCCTCGGAGAACGGAGTGCACGAGGTCTACGGTCCTAGGAGCGTTGCGA GCTCCAGCCAGCCCTCGGGCCTCGAGGCGCAGCTCGTGGTGTCCTTGGAGGACGGTCGGGCCGAGAGATGGCAGTGTGGCACGTGCACTTACCTGAATGCGAGAGGCCTGCAGGCCTGCGACATGTGCGGCAAGTCCAAAAGAGGGCCCCGAATTCAGCCCTTGACCTCCGGAGGCAGAGAGTGTCCCGCTTGCACGCTGGTCAACGGACGGGACGCCAAGTTGTGCGACGCTTGCGGGACCGGCTTGGATCGTTGCCCCACTTATATTTAA
- the LOC123712943 gene encoding uncharacterized protein LOC123712943 isoform X3, which produces MVIMSCMGDVALHDRVPVLWQQIEDAHYSYLEIDDSPEKLQQKKKLQGYITEYLSLVPNEYKFGLQETSKVFQRTVNELPDYSAYRAGIGWAAMARYAANLLAQPWRKEYKVVRLYCGFYKHEVEANLVGGESLLQAMGYRALGGGRLALDGPVCPDMAAAVSRDALIAQCESQILALQIMASIWEGVWSGGGRVSWAAVAAERLTPSRGLFDDDGVYSNMPAPSAPRRRPPCRCPDVTPFAMFPSCEIPSIPYAVPYYFPLRPSYAVPPPLYAPANPAPNDAVDGSTPRRPCPLVPTARLIEYDSERDERRNRRVDGPSRSDSRPALKAREDGTGTYESWDYVFRNLSSKDRGGDGGSGFSQSSDRDSRTLDRLERDDRRKYRPTTMDLEDGLRALDLDRSHDEEASRTAKVNESLMRLKREQESKRVKRRTEERTPEVRKPEEIRKTEFIGNPSADGLVTPKVAPDKVKLLSKKEIKDRKEVLKQMVNGQVSNVEVKKLKRPIKSGAAEVEKARKPSENGVHEVYGPRSVASSSQPSGLEAQLVVSLEDGRAERWQCGTCTYLNARGLQACDMCGKSKRGPRIQPLTSGGRECPACTLVNGRDAKLCDACGTGLDRCPTYI; this is translated from the exons ATGGTGATAATGTCGTGTATGGGTGATGTAGCTTTACATGATCGTGTGCCAGTCCTTTGGCAGCAAATTGAAGATGCACATTATAGTTACCTAGAAATTGATGATAGTCCTGAAAAGCTGCAGCAAAAGAAAAAATTGCAag gttaCATCACAGAATACCTGTCGCTAGTTCCAAATGAGTATAAATTTGGTCTGCAAGAGACGAGCAAAGTTTTTCAAAGGACGGTCAACGAGTTACCCGACTATAGTGCGTACAGAGCTGGCATCGGTTGGGCGGCAATGGCTCGATATGCGGCTAATCTATTGGCCCAGCCCTGGAGGAAGGAGTATAAAGTCGTTAGG TTATATTGCGGGTTTTACAAGCACGAGGTCGAGGCCAACCTCGTGGGCGGCGAGAGCTTGCTGCAAGCGATGGGGTACCGGGCACTCGGTGGAGGCCGCCTGGCTCTGGACGGGCCCGTGTGCCCCGACATGGCCGCGGCCGTCTCCCGGGACGCGCTCATCGCCCAGTGCGAGAGTCAG ATCCTCGCCCTCCAGATAATGGCGTCGATTTGGGAAGGCGTGTGGAGCGGCGGTGGCCGCGTGTCGTGGGCCGCGGTGGCCGCGGAGAGGCTCACGCCCTCCCGAGGCCTGTTCGACGACGACGGCGTCTACTCCAACATGCCCGCGCCCTCCGCGCCTCGTCGCCGCCCGCCCTGCCGCTGCCCCGACGTGACGCCCTTCGCGATGTTTCCATCCTGCGAGATACCATCGATCCCCTACGCGGTGCCCTACTACTTTCCCCTTCGGCCGTCCTACGCGGTGCCCCCGCCCCTCTACGCCCCCGCGAACCCGGCTCCGAACGACGCCGTCGACGGGTCGACTCCCCGACGCCCGTGCCCGCTCGTCCCGACGGCGCGGTTGATAGAATACGACTCGGAGAGAGACGAAAGGCGGAATCGCAGAGTCGACGGGCCGTCGAGGTCCGACTCCCGGCCGGCGCTGAAGGCCAGAGAAGACGGCACGGGGACATACGAGAGCTGGGATTACGTATTCCGAAACTTGTCGAGCAAGGACAGAGGGGGAGACGGCGGGAGCGGCTTCTCGCAGTCGTCGGACAGAGATTCGCGGACGCTCGACAGGCTCGAGAGGGACGACCGGAGGAAGTATCGGCCCACGACGATGGACTTGGAGGACGGCCTTCGAGCTTTGGACCTCGACAGATCGCACGACGAAGAAGCGTCTCGCACCGCCAAAGTCAACGAAAGTCTGATGAGGCTAAAACGCGAGCAGGAGTCGAAGCGAGTCAAGAGGAGAACGGAAGAGAGGACACCGGAAGTGAGGAAACCGGAAGAGATCAGGAAGACGGAATTTATAGGAAATCCGAGCGCCGACGGTCTCGTCACGCCAAAAGTGGCTCCGGATAAAGTGAAGTTGCTGAGCAAGAAAGAGATAAAAGATAGGAAAGAAGTACTGAAGCAGATGGTCAACGGTCAGGTGTCCAACGTTGAGGTAAAGAAGCTCAAGAGACCGATCAAGTCGGGAGCGGCCGAAGTGGAGAAGGCCAGGAAACCCTCGGAGAACGGAGTGCACGAGGTCTACGGTCCTAGGAGCGTTGCGA GCTCCAGCCAGCCCTCGGGCCTCGAGGCGCAGCTCGTGGTGTCCTTGGAGGACGGTCGGGCCGAGAGATGGCAGTGTGGCACGTGCACTTACCTGAATGCGAGAGGCCTGCAGGCCTGCGACATGTGCGGCAAGTCCAAAAGAGGGCCCCGAATTCAGCCCTTGACCTCCGGAGGCAGAGAGTGTCCCGCTTGCACGCTGGTCAACGGACGGGACGCCAAGTTGTGCGACGCTTGCGGGACCGGCTTGGATCGTTGCCCCACTTATATTTAA
- the LOC123713768 gene encoding glycine-rich cell wall structural protein-like, with the protein MGKVLILVLALVAVVAGRPGYGGGGHGSQGRGGFGDSGFGAGQGGNQGLGGSSHGSLSGHDSGFGGGRQGGGGGNGGSGGSLGGLGGHQGGFGGGHDGPGHQGSFGGGEGHGIGGGHGGGHGGGHGGPGHQGGFGGGEGHGIGGGHGGGHGGGHGGPGHQGGFGGGEEHGIGGGHGGGYGGGHGGHY; encoded by the exons ATGGGGAAAGTTCTg atcCTTGTTCTTGCATTAGTTGCCGTTGTAGCTGGACGTCCAG GCTACGGTGGTGGTGGCCACGGTAGTCAGGGCCGCGGTGGATTCGGTGACTCAGGGTTTGGTGCAGGTCAAGGGGGTAACCAAGGCTTAGGAGGAAGCAGTCATGGAAGTTTAAGTGGACACGATTCCGGATTTGGTGGGGGTCGTCAAGGAG GTGGTGGAGGAAATGGAGGATCTGGAGGCAGCCTCGGTGGCCTTGGTGGTCATCAAGGTGGATTCGGTGGTGGACACGATGGACCTGGACATCAAGGAAGCTTCGGAGGTGGCGAAGGACACGGCATCGGGGGTGGACACGGCGGCGGACACGGTGGTGGACACGGTGGACCTGGACATCAAGGAGGCTTCGGAGGCGGCGAAGGACACGGCATCGGGGGTGGACACGGCGGCGGACACGGTGGTGGACACGGTGGACCTGGACATCAAGGAGGCTTCGGAGGTGGCGAAGAACACGGCATCGGGGGTGGACACGGCGGCGGATACGGTGGTGGACATGGTggacattattaa
- the LOC123713233 gene encoding glycine-rich cell wall structural protein 1.8-like has translation MVKFVIVALSLIAVAAAGSAHGYDSRHEGHQHSGHGGSAGHDQGFGHGVGQGNGHVGSSNHEQGLDGGSHVGVHGGSKGHEQGLENVGGHSSVHGGSLSHEQASEHGGGHGGVHGGHGGVHGGSGGHDQGFEHGVDHGSAHSGSWNHEKGQGHGNVHGGQFGQHGHY, from the exons ATGGTTAAATTCGTA ATTGTCGCCTTAAGTTTAATTGCTGTTGCTGCCGCCGGTTCAG CACATGGCTACGATAGCCGCCATGAAGGTCACCAACATAGCGGACACGGTGGGTCAGCAGGTCATGACCAAGGGTTCGGACACGGCGTAGGTCAAGGAAACGGTCATGTTGGTTCATCGAACCATGAGCAAGGACTGGACGGTGGGAGCCACGTAGGGGTGCACGGTGGATCAAAAGGTCACGAGCAAGGACTTGAAAACGTCGGTGGTCATTCAAGCGTGCATGGAGGATCATTGAGTCATGAACAAGCATCGGAACACGGTGGTGGCCACGGAGGTGTCCATGGTGGCCACGGAGGTGTCCATGGTGGATCAGGAGGTCACGACCAAGGATTCGAACACGGGGTCGATCATGGAAGTGCTCATAGTGGATCATGGAATCATGAGAAAGGACAGGGACACGGCAATGTCCATGGTGGTCAATTTGGTCAACACGGTCACTATTAA
- the LOC123713271 gene encoding glycine, alanine and asparagine-rich protein-like: MSRLTILFVFAVAYEVLGETVTKDKPAADSKTAQTGYISPAILPAPIHGGIGYGHGLGGAGLAGAGLGGLSLAGAGLGGAGLAGAGLVLGPGSSAPLNNAGAVSAAQLSAIQNAQAVQAAQIGNAAAAGIQSARVTEVAARAGQASAIQNAQALDATRIANVQRAQAAALENARAAEAARRAAAASAWELSRAIEAERVANAARVQAVAIANTRALEAARIANAARAQAAAVVSTANQAQAVADNVARQDGLLLGGGGLGAGYAAGLGGAAVVAPVAVAAPAYGGLGYGHGYGHGYGHGYGR; encoded by the exons ATGTCTCGACTTACG ATTCTCTTTGTCTTCGCTGTGGCGTATGAAGTACTTGGAGAAA CTGTGACAAAAGACAAGCCCGCTGCGGACTCTAAAACCGCACAAACCGGATACATCTCCCCTGCAATCTTACCTGCACCTATCCACGGCGGAATCGGCTATGGACACGGTCTAGGTGGCGCTGGACTTGCTGGAGCAGGTCTCGGTGGACTGTCTCTTGCGGGAGCAGGTCTTGGTGGAGCGGGTCTCGCGGGAGCCGGACTCGTCCTAGGCCCGGGATCGTCTGCCCCCCTTAACAACGCCGGTGCAGTGAGTGCAGCTCAACTCAGCGCCATCCAAAACGCTCAAGCTGTCCAAGCAGCTCAGATCGGAAACGCCGCCGCCGCCGGTATCCAGAGCGCACGTGTGACAGAAGTGGCTGCAAGAGCCGGACAAGCCAGTGCCATCCAGAACGCTCAGGCTTTGGACGCGACCCGTATCGCTAACGTACAAAGAGCCCAGGCCGCCGCCCTAGAGAACGCGAGAGCCGCAGAGGCGGCGAGACGGGCCGCCGCCGCCAGCGCCTGGGAGCTGTCCCGTGCTATTGAAGCCGAACGCGTCGCTAACGCAGCCCGAGTCCAAGCCGTGGCAATAGCTAACACCCGTGCCTTGGAAGCAGCTCGCATCGCCAACGCAGCCAGAGCTCAAGCCGCAGCCGTCGTGAGCACTGCCAACCAAGCGCAAGCTGTTGCTGACAACGTCGCGAGACAAGACGGCCTCTTGCTCGGCGGCGGTGGACTAGGAGCCGGTTACGCCGCCGGCCTCGGCGGTGCCGCAGTCGTGGCCCCAGTGGCGGTGGCGGCCCCGGCCTATGGTGGCCTCGGGTACGGACACGGGTATGGACACGGCTACGGACACGGCTACGGACGCTAA